One part of the Candidatus Sericytochromatia bacterium genome encodes these proteins:
- a CDS encoding GerMN domain-containing protein: MRVRTLVVVLAGSLGLAGLVWYGFSATADRSVRLYQADAQGMALIPTSRTLRLPAGREDWARAVFHSLKTFDGAGVSPIPSGVDLLAVRYNEPQWDVQLRVAAPLGSTAERLLLGAVVRTLLENTPGASRVQIALQNAQGQPYASQHVDLTAPLTLADVANQLPAHAAPGPIKGQFWWPNPAGDSLIPVQTDLLSETGTAPRDALAQLLRGPGREASAFLAPLRSRAEDLRWGSLRDGTVQLECGESFSGPTLRTIEVRAVVLTLTEFPDVQRVAFTRNQSPVGGKAGPYDLSRPLTRADVQDAPGAPAASP; the protein is encoded by the coding sequence TTGCGCGTTCGCACCCTGGTCGTGGTTCTGGCCGGCTCGCTCGGATTGGCCGGGCTCGTCTGGTATGGCTTTTCGGCCACGGCCGACCGCTCGGTTCGGCTCTATCAGGCCGACGCCCAGGGCATGGCCCTGATCCCGACGAGCCGGACGCTGCGCCTTCCGGCCGGCCGAGAGGACTGGGCGCGTGCGGTCTTCCATTCCCTCAAAACCTTCGATGGCGCCGGAGTCTCACCGATTCCTTCAGGCGTCGACCTGCTCGCGGTCCGTTACAACGAGCCCCAATGGGACGTGCAACTGCGGGTGGCCGCGCCACTGGGTTCCACGGCCGAGCGGCTCTTACTGGGGGCCGTGGTGCGCACATTGCTGGAAAACACCCCCGGGGCCAGCCGCGTGCAGATCGCCCTCCAGAACGCGCAGGGGCAACCCTATGCCTCCCAACACGTCGACCTGACCGCCCCACTGACCCTTGCCGATGTCGCCAATCAGCTGCCCGCCCACGCGGCGCCAGGCCCGATCAAGGGACAGTTCTGGTGGCCGAATCCGGCCGGAGACAGCCTGATACCGGTTCAGACAGACCTGCTCTCGGAGACCGGCACCGCGCCACGGGATGCCTTGGCCCAGCTGCTGCGGGGACCGGGGCGGGAGGCCTCGGCCTTCCTCGCACCCTTGCGCAGCCGGGCCGAGGACCTGCGCTGGGGCTCCCTGCGCGATGGCACCGTCCAGTTGGAGTGTGGCGAATCGTTTTCCGGGCCCACGCTGCGAACCATCGAGGTGCGAGCGGTCGTGCTGACCCTGACGGAGTTCCCGGATGTTCAGCGGGTGGCTTTCACGCGGAATCAATCCCCCGTGGGAGGGAAAGCCGGCCCGTATGATCTGTCCCGCCCGCTCACCCGCGCCGATGTGCAAGACGCGCCGGGTGCCCCCGCCGCGTCTCCTTGA
- a CDS encoding N-acetylmuramoyl-L-alanine amidase has translation MRTDHRAKTRQLIRWAASLALAVAAGATWWPSPALAEEPAVVRGVRWDRPQAAYLVDGSGPLMPRVMRLEAPPRFVIDLRNTTLAATSLRIPGVPGRGVTRVRLGQLDASTVRIVLDLVQAIDPLVEPTRDGLRIALDTHVAAPVLDLPAAPSHLRGLRRLGPDGFLLSMSRRRPYWSHVWPIGGDRSRLRLIFPATRLAANALGSVEIQSAGIERIALTQAGTDARVDVTFQGPPSVHVVPHAEGWLLKPLLGRKPEEPANARNEGAAQRGGAAREGAPLRPPAEALLSRTSLETPAPRRTELGSLPPLPGISEMDPKAPLMLRKVGEEWLLTLTSGSRLRYRLRASGEDRLYLTLKGGRIALPRDSVYIDNGLIARVRHRAVGPEESQLTIDLDQPVRFQTRLSAGETRLTLALQRTGKERVTLDPGHGGTDHGASGAKGTREKDVTLAVASKVAQRLETLGISVQMTRLRDVEILLRPRVEMANRNDSNVYVSIHANSFGSQTGVNGIETYYFNDASYPLAQSIHRSLVKTLQRPDRGVRKNNFYVVHHTRMPAALVEIGYLTNPQEEALLRDPAYQEKAAMAISSGIKAFVDSRGKTH, from the coding sequence ATGCGGACCGATCATCGCGCGAAGACGCGCCAGCTGATTCGATGGGCAGCCTCGCTCGCCCTGGCCGTGGCGGCGGGAGCCACGTGGTGGCCCTCCCCCGCGCTGGCAGAGGAACCCGCCGTCGTGAGAGGGGTTCGTTGGGATCGCCCTCAGGCAGCCTACCTCGTGGACGGCAGCGGCCCGTTGATGCCCCGCGTGATGCGCCTGGAGGCCCCCCCACGTTTTGTGATCGACCTGCGCAACACCACGCTGGCGGCCACTTCGCTGCGTATCCCCGGCGTTCCGGGGCGAGGCGTCACGCGGGTGCGGCTCGGCCAGCTGGATGCCTCCACCGTGCGGATCGTGCTCGACCTGGTGCAGGCGATCGACCCGCTGGTCGAGCCGACCCGCGACGGCCTGCGCATCGCGCTCGATACGCACGTGGCTGCGCCGGTGTTGGACCTTCCGGCGGCGCCTTCTCATTTGCGCGGCCTGCGCCGGTTGGGGCCGGATGGCTTTCTCCTGTCGATGTCGAGACGCCGGCCCTACTGGAGCCACGTCTGGCCCATCGGCGGCGATCGCTCCCGCCTCCGCCTGATATTCCCCGCCACCCGCCTGGCCGCCAATGCCCTGGGGTCGGTTGAAATTCAGTCCGCCGGGATCGAACGAATCGCCCTGACGCAGGCCGGCACGGACGCCCGGGTGGACGTGACCTTCCAGGGGCCCCCCAGCGTCCATGTCGTGCCCCATGCGGAGGGCTGGTTGCTCAAGCCCTTGCTCGGGCGCAAGCCGGAGGAGCCGGCCAATGCCCGAAACGAGGGGGCTGCTCAACGGGGGGGCGCTGCCAGGGAAGGGGCACCCCTGCGCCCGCCGGCGGAGGCACTTCTCTCGCGGACATCGCTCGAGACCCCGGCCCCGCGTCGCACGGAACTGGGTTCGCTGCCCCCCTTGCCTGGGATCAGTGAGATGGACCCCAAGGCCCCGCTGATGCTACGCAAGGTCGGCGAAGAATGGCTGCTGACGCTCACCTCCGGCTCCCGCCTGCGCTATCGCCTGCGCGCCTCCGGCGAGGATCGCCTTTACCTGACGCTCAAAGGGGGGCGAATCGCCTTGCCGCGCGATTCCGTCTATATCGACAACGGCCTGATCGCTCGGGTGCGACATCGCGCCGTGGGGCCGGAAGAAAGCCAGCTCACGATTGATCTCGACCAACCGGTGCGATTCCAAACTCGCTTGTCCGCAGGGGAAACCAGACTGACGTTGGCCCTTCAGCGAACCGGTAAAGAACGGGTCACGCTTGATCCGGGCCACGGGGGCACCGATCATGGGGCCTCCGGCGCCAAAGGCACCCGCGAAAAGGATGTCACGCTGGCCGTGGCCAGCAAGGTCGCTCAGAGGCTGGAAACCCTGGGCATCAGCGTGCAGATGACCCGCCTGCGGGACGTGGAGATCCTGCTGCGTCCGCGGGTGGAGATGGCCAATCGCAATGACTCGAACGTCTACGTGAGCATTCACGCCAACTCCTTCGGCAGCCAGACCGGGGTCAATGGCATTGAAACCTACTACTTCAATGATGCGAGCTATCCGCTGGCCCAATCGATTCACCGATCGCTGGTCAAGACCCTTCAGCGGCCCGACCGAGGCGTGCGCAAGAACAACTTTTACGTGGTCCATCACACCAGGATGCCCGCCGCTCTGGTCGAGATCGGATACCTGACCAACCCCCAAGAGGAGGCCCTCCTGAGAGATCCTGCTTACCAGGAAAAGGCCGCCATGGCGATCTCCTCGGGCATCAAGGCCTTCGTGGATAGCCGCGGCAAGACCCACTGA